A window of the Aspergillus flavus chromosome 6, complete sequence genome harbors these coding sequences:
- a CDS encoding Cys/Met metabolism PLP-dependent enzyme-domain-containing protein has product MSTDDPFAFLGETKATPQRKPTTKPRWREKLFSKEKQSKGAVDGSGRGGGATDQQIESFLAPVRSNTVSYGSRGAHSTAGASRGLPTPRLDVSQRWQSSSSQDVSEASPIAKPASATDSYPSMSFPRAPPKNPARKGLRVKFTERAPELIGEGGDESETPTVVISKNRKCQNSQGSGQPGDALDSRQPTLPQLHLDTSLGDGVASRHQRTNTQDNINPAVTKPLFLQSPQDSDFLMTLNMGQAGSRLSFRASPESSTFAQRVRDRMQAEEGRALQHRYQDPPSPINDNKEGQGPVRVAAAAAAVPDSPTSEYETPPISEDEAEPEANPFRNPASPPSRGLVSPPVETTLPSGLTPASASISASPPKPLPPSRDPGLGSPGSPGRPSSRDNRDAPRNPQVPKVSLRSIANQFGEAAFTDLKMFVAQHESLIRHGAERKKSLMEYSLTEWVRAAVWWFMRGKKTLEVYARSRPSSSGSSPQQSSSTETAKQAVVDLGKALWICENIVPKHNELSHYGAMSVDALLAVANTTGDKRLADLLSLHQTTLNHLRSLAMSIKRNNIITSIDATGGAGIQADTSMWLKYPAFAPDVSAILSGTATRSMLVDQSGQGPNLAQIMPLGDTSRYFSYGSMFVKVMVSSSEDGTHHDEPLPCVLSIIRDRADWYVFASITSQNELVNVMIQSDKKKGPTWNDVHWRVRSNFMQVKLPRGFQLDVMFQEDDFKNLWNIVQYTQQTEASLQPKSDETTIYETTLKVFQYMDPSKSKAFPAEPVERCRVRLFERSMTVTEGTGSREVHQGYRIAVLTSPKVKTLSNVSHIIGHNAPIVFGLLRGEDGAPALMLKAKQDGRSRSMLMTFHDVEERSALHSLLLGMTTKEGEIKTPDIPIRAYSIEQPADRFNGQPETTHLQFPAGSVSVIDQEHAFVDHQYGPTILSEHLRAFVATEWGSVTDRINLGPGELKLGLDINNRTGLSLYRPGQQDLTVSIAENLTAPEMPDRLADFMQIAMVKPMVRRFDFATVKADLHKFEAAVTGFNVLYDGIATSFTISRRRMVVPITKKWESTRARIQVVQHDKVIQLIAFLNDFHHGKCMNFVLKGTDVYENFTRSGKFCIKLCDAKFALPKTGDDPTSSFICLDMPDFPSENDDISIGFDSEAGIHSQVPYCTMAPTNDNIAAATHALHADEALNVVTDVAPPLHLSTTFRYPDDPEDLVPAADLSGYDQDKTKHIYSRLSSPNLNRFEVLLSSLLHGEAISYSSGLSALHAALVLLNPRRIAVGNGYHGCHGVIKLFGRLTGLQKLDLDCPAEQLESGDAILLETPVNPEGTAFNIEEYAKKAHSRGAYLIVDSTFAPPGLQDPFQWGADLVMHSGTKYFGGHSDLLCGVLATQRSDWARRLFEDRMFLGSVMGNMESWLGTRSLRTLEVRVQRQSQNATNLVTWLHNALQAQNPAPDSDEAVTQAALQQVYHASLQKEDESWLLKQMPNGFGPVFSISMKNEDYARKLPSKLAFFQHATSLGGVETLIEWRTMSDATVDRRLLRISVGLENWEDLRRDLRKENRGKNQEEMTTPTFQIHYFSSATTYTGKQTEPLPAPLPLSQLFNLLESKYPGIQEKVLSSCGVSMGEEYVDVNDCEGVVIEAGNEVAIIPPVSSG; this is encoded by the exons ATGTCTACAGATGACCCTTTCGCCTTCCTGGGTGAGACCAAAGCCACTCCCCAACGGAAACCGACGACGAAGCCCCGATGGAGAGAAAAACTATTTTCGAAGGAGAAACAAAGCAAGGGCGCGGTTGATGGCAGTGGCAGGGGTGGGGGTGCGACCGACCAGCAGATCGAGTCGTTCCTGGCGCCCGTTCGTTCGAATACGGTATCGTATGGATCTCGCGGAGCTCACTCGACTGCTGGGGCTTCTCGAGGGCTTCCAACACCACGTTTAGATGTCTCACAACGGTggcaatcatcatcatcccaaGACGTCTCAGAAGCCTCTCCCATTGCGAAACCCGCTTCGGCTACCGATAGTTATCCATCTATGAGCTTTCCTAGGGCTCCCCCGAAAAACCCCGCTCGGAAAGGCCTACGAGTCAAGTTTACTGAGAGGGCGCCCGAGTTGATTGGTGAGGGTGGCGACGAATCGGAAACGCCCACGGTGGTGATATCCAAGAATCGCAAGTGTCAAAATAGTCAAGGTTCGGGCCAACCGGGAGATGCACTGGATTCTCGTCAGCCGACGCTCCCTCAGCTTCACCTTGATACCTCGTTGGGAGACGGGGTTGCATCCCGGCATCAGCGTACGAACACGCAAGACAATATCAACCCGGCTGTGACCAAGCCGTTATTTTTACAGAGCCCTCAGGATTCCGATTTTCTCATGACACTAAACATGGGCCAGGCCGGATCTCGCCTGTCATTCCGAGCATCGCCCGAATCCAGTACGTTTGCACAGCGAGTCCGGGATAGGATGCAGGCCGAGGAAGGTCGTGCTCTGCAACATCGTTACCAAGATCCCCCGTCACCGATCAATGACAATAAGGAAGGGCAAGGGCCGGTGCGGGTGGCCgcagcggcagcagcggTGCCCGATAGTCCAACCTCCGAGTATGAAACACCTCCGATCTCAGAAGACGAGGCCGAACCAGAAGCCAACCCTTTCCGAAATCCTGCCAGCCCACCGTCGCGAGGTCTAGTTTCTCCGCCCGTTGAGACTACGTTACCTTCTGGTCTTACACCGGCCAGCGCATCGATAAGCGCATCACCTCCAAAACCGCTGCCGCCTTCCAGGGATCCTGGCCTGGGTAGCCCAGGTAGCCCAGGTCGCCCGAGCAGTCGAGACAACCGTGACGCTCCACGAAACCCTCAGGTGCCGAAGGTGTCCTTACGATCTATCGCTAACCAGTTTGGTGAAGCTGCTTTTACGGACCTTAAGATGTTTGTGGCACAGCACGAAAGCCTCATTCGTCATGGTgcagagaggaagaagtccTTGATGGAGTATTCGCTCACAGAGTGGGTGAGGGCTGCTGTATGGTGGTTTATGCGCGGGAAGAAAACGCTTGAGGTGTACGCACGATCTCGCCCTTCGAGTTCCGGTTCTAGTCCGCAGCAATCTAGTTCTACAGAAACTGCGAAACAGGCTGTGGTTGATCTTGGTAAAGCATTGTGGATATGTGAGAACATTGTTCCTAAACATAACGAGTTGAGTCATTACGGCGCGATGAGTGTCGATGCCTTACTAGCGGTAGCAAACACAACAGGTGACAAACGCTTGGCTGATCTCCTGAGCTTGCACCAAACGACCTTAAACCACTTGCGCTCTTTGGCGATGTCTATCAAAAGGAACAATATTATTACCTCGATTGACGCCACAGGTGGCGCAGGAATTCAGGCCGACACCAGTATGTGGTTGAAATACCCTGCCTTTGCTCCCGATGTCTCCGCCATCCTTTCTGGCACTGCCACGAGGTCTATGTTGGTCGACCAATCTGGACAAGGGCCAAACCTGGCACAAATTATGCCACTCGGTGACACAAGTCGATATTTCAGCTACGGAAGTATGTTTGTGAAGGTTATGGTCAGCTCAAGTGAGGATGGTACTCACCATGACGAACCCCTGCCGTGTGTATTATCCATTATCCGTGACCGGGCCGACTGGTACGTATTCGCCTCTATTACCAGTCAGAATGAATTGGTCAATGTCATGATTCAGTCGGATAAGAAAAAGGGCCCTACATGGAACGATGTGCATTGGCGCGTGCGATCAAACTTCATGCAAGTGAAACTGCCCCGTGGGTTCCAGTTGGACGTTATGTTCCAAGAGGATGATTTCAAAAACCTGTGGAACATTGTACAATATACGCAGCAAACCGAAGCTAGTCTGCAGCCGAAATCCGATGAGACTACAATCTATGAAACCACTTTAAAGGTTTTCCAATATATGGATCCCAGCAAAAGCAAGGCGTTCCCTGCGGAGCCTGTTGAGCGCTGCCGCGTTCGGCTGTTTGAGCGCTCCATGACCGTGACCGAGGGCACTGGAAGCCGCGAAGTACACCAAGGCTACCGGATTGCAGTCCTCACAAGCCCTAAGGTCAAGACACTCAGTAATGTAAGCCACATCATTGGTCATAATGCACCAATTGTGTTTGGTCTTCTCAGAGGCGAAGATGGGGCGCCGGCTCTCATGCTCAAGGCCAAACAGGATGGCAGGAGTCGGTCCATGCTAATGACGTTTCACGACGTCGAGGAGCGCAGTGCTCTGCATTCTCTGCTGCTCGGAATGACAaccaaagaaggagagattAAGACACCTGACATCCCTATCCGCGCTTACTCCATCGAACAGCCTGCCGATCGATTCAACGGTCAGCCGGAGACAACCCACTTACAATTTCCTGCTGGGAGTGTGTCGGTTATTGATCAGGAACACGCCTTTGTCGACCATCAATATGGCCCAACTATTCTCTCAGAACATTTACGAGCTTTCGTGGCGACAGAATGGGGATCTGTAACGGACCGTATCAACCTTG GTCCTGGCGAGTTGAAGTTGGGTTTGGACATCAACAACCGTACAGGCCTTAGTCTGTACCGGCCTGGACAACAGGATCTGACCGTTTCCATCGCCGAGAATCTCACCGCTCCTGAGATGCCGGACCGTTTGGCGGATTTCATGCAGATCGCGATGGTGAAGCCAATGGTCCGCCGGTTTGACTTTGCAACTGTCAAAG CAGACCTTCACAAGTTTGAGGCCGCGGTCACGGGCTTCAACGTGCTGTATGATGG TATTGCTACTTCCTTCACGATATCACGACGTCGCATGGTGGTCCCGATTACGAAGAAGTGGGAATCGACTAGAGCCCGGATTCAAGTGGTTCAACATGACAAGGTGATACAATTGATAGCATTCTTGAATGACTTCCACCATGGAAAGTGCATGAACTTTGTACTAAAGGGCACCGATGTATACGAAAACTTCACCCGCTCGGGCAAGTTTTGCATTAAGCTGTGTGATGCTAAGTTTGCGCTACCCAAAACCGGCGATGATCCCACGTCTAGTTTCATCTGCTTGGATATGCCCGACTTCCCTAGCGAGAATGATGATATTTCGATTGGCTTCGACTCTGAAGCTGGTAT CCATTCTCAGGTGCCGTACTGTACAATGGCTCCGACCAATGACAACATTGCCGCCGCTACGCATGCCTTGCATGCAGATGAGGCGCTGAACGTGGTCACCGATGTAGCCCCTCCGCTGCACCTTTCCACTACGTTCCGGTACCCTGATGATCCCGAGGACCTTGTGCCGGCAGCAGATCTCAGTGGT TATGACCAGGACAAAACCAAGCATATCTACTCTCGTCTGAGCTCGCCCAATTTGAACCGATTCGAAGTCCTCCTGTCTTCACTTCTCCACGGCGAGGCGATCAGTTACTCGTCCGGACTATCGGCCTTGCATGCGGCACTCGTCCTCCTGAATCCCCGCCGAATCGCAGTTGGAAATGGATACCATGGATGTCACGGTGTTATTAAGCTCTTCGGCCGTCTTACCGGTCTTCAAAAGCTGGACCTCGACTGTCCCGCTGAGCAATTAGAGTCGGGAGATGCCATCCTTCTAGAGACCCCGGTCAACCCTGAGGGCACCGCTTTCAACATCGAAGAGTATGCCAAGAAAGCGCACTCGCGCGGAGCGTATCTTATTGTGGATAGCACCTTTGCTCCGCCGGGCCTTCAGGACCCGTTCCAATGGGGTGCAGACCTGGTCATGCATTCCGGTACCAAATACTTCGGCGGACACAGCGACCTTCTTTGTGGTGTTCTCGCTACACAGCGGAGTGATTGGGCGCGGCGGCTGTTCGAGGATCGGATGTTCCTAGGTAGTGTCATGGGCAATATGGAGAGCTGGCTGGGCACACGCAGTTTGCGGACCCTGGAGGTTCGCGTGCAGCGGCAGAGCCAGAATGCCACGAATCTGGTCACGTGGTTGCACAACGCACTGCAGGCGCAAAACCCAGCCCCTGACAGCGACGAGGCTGTGACTCAGGCTGCTCTGCAACAGGTGTACCATGCCAGCCTGCAGAAAGAGGATGAGTCATGGTTGCTCAAGCAAATGCCGAACGGGTTCGGACCGGTGTTTTCGATCAGCATGAAAAACGAAGACTATGCGCGTAAGCTCCCCAGTAAGCTCGCCTTCTTCCAGCATGCCACCAGCCTCGGAGGTGTAGAGACCCTGATTGAGTGGCGGACAATGAGTGATGCGACGGTGGATCGCCGATTGTTGCGGATCAGTGTAGGATTAGAGAATTGGGAAGACCTCCGGAGGGATCTG aggaaagaaaacagaggAAAAAACCAGGAAGAGATGACAACCCCAACCTTCCAAATACACTACTTCTCATCCGCAACCACCTACACCGGCAAACAGACCGAACCCCTCCCCGCCCCACTACCCCTCAGCCAACTCTTCAATCTCCTGGAGTCCAAGTACCCAGGCATACAAGAGAAGGTGCTGAGTAGCTGTGGAGTGAGTATGGGAGAGGAGTATGTGGATGTTAATGATTGCGAGGGGGTGGTGATTGAGGCGGGGAATGAAGTTGCAATTATTCCGCCTGTTAGTTCGGGATGA